The region GTCTTGATCCGGCTGCGCAGAAGTCGATTGCGATTTTCGCCGGTGCTTTGATTTTATGGGTGACGACGCCGATTCCGATTTACTTGACGTCGCTGATTGCGATATTGCTGCTGCCGCTCGTCGGAGCCGTCGAGGATCAGGAGGTCGCGTTCAGCACGCTGGGCTTTGACGTCATCTGGCTGATGGTATCGGCCTTCGTGCTGACCTCGGCGATGACGAAGTCTAATCTAGGGCGGCGGTTCTCGCTATGGATGGTGACAATGTTCGGCAAGACGCCAACCCAGACGCTGCTAGTGCTGGTGATCATTAACTTTATTCTTGCATTTTTCGTCCCGTCGACGACGGCGCGCGCAACGCTGATGATGCCGATCTGCCTGATCCTGTTAGATGTGTACAAGGCGATCCCGGGCCAGAGCCGACTAGGCAAGGTAATGATGCTGCAGGGACTGCAGGCGGATGCGCTGGCTACCTCGGGCGTCATGACCGCTACCGCAGGCAACATTATCGCTGTGGGCTTTATCAACGAGCAGGCAGGGGGAAGTATCGGTTACATGGATTGGCTGTTCGCGTCGATGCCCTCGGCTATTATTACGATGTCGCTGATCTTCCTGATCGGACTGAAGCTATTCTCGATCAAGGCAGAGGGCACGTTCGTCAACGTCATGGATTCGCTGAAGAGCGAGCTGCACAAGCTCGGGGCATTCTCGGTGGCGGAGAAAAAGGCGATGGCTATCTTCATCCTCACCGTCGTGCTATGGGCAACTGGGGATTATCAAGACGCCTGGTTCGGCTTCGAGATCAGCACTGAGCAGACGGCCGTACTCGCAGCGCTGCTCTGTCTGTTACCTAGGATAGGGATGCTGCAGTGGAAGGATGCCAATATCAAGTGGGAACTGATGATCTTCGCAGCAGGCGCTTATGCGGCGGGCAATGCGCTGGATAAGTCGGGCGGCGCCCAATGGCTGATCGGCAAGGTTGTGGATGGACTGGGCATCGACCGGATGAGCCCGGCCATGGTGGCGATCGTCGTCATCTTCCTCAGCATGTACAGCCATCTGATCTTTACGAGCAAGACCGTGCGGGTGACGATTCTGATCCCGGCGTTCATCGCCCTGGCGAAGACGCTCGGTATGGACCCGGTACCGTTGGCGCTGGCGGCAGCGACGACGATGACCTTTACGATCACGTTGCCGCCACATTCCAAGGTCAATACGATTTATTTCTCCACCGATTACTTCACAATCATCGATCAAGTCAAGTACGCTATCGTCACTTGCTTTATCGGAGCGTCAGTTATCTGTGTCGGGTACTTCACCTGGTACGGCTGGCTTGGCTTGTAAGCCCGCTGTTGATCACGTAGTTTGAATTTGTATAAGAGGAGGTGGGCGCATGCTCAGACGAAAAATGATCCTGGCAATTGCCGATGGACTGGGCGACAGGCCCCATCCGAAGCTAGGGAATCTGACACCGCTACAATATGCCGATACGCCGAATCTGGATCGGCTGGCTGCTGAGGGCATCTCCGGAATGATGGACCCGATCGCGCCGGGCATTCCGGTCGGCACGGATATGGGACATCTGATCTTGTTCGGCTATGAACCGAATTGTTATCCCGGCCGCGGACCGATCGAGGCGCTGGGTATCGGCATGGAGGTTCGACCGGGAGATATTGTGTTCCGCTGCAACTTTGCTACTGTGGACGACCGCTGCGTCGTCGTCGATCGGCGGGCGGGCCGGATACGGCAGGGGACCGAAGCGCTCGCCCGGGCGCTCGACGGTCTTGTGCTTGAGGGAGGCGTGACCGCCTACTTCAAGCAGGCTACAGAGCATCGCGCCGTATTACTTCTCCGAGGAGAAGGACTGAGCGACCAGGTCAGCGACTCCGATCCGAAGGCGCCCAATGACGGTCAGCCGTACCTCCGTATCCGGCCGCTCGACAAATCGGACGAAGCGGTCAGGACAGCGTCGGCACTCAATGCCTTCTTACAGCACGCGCATCGTATCCTCTCCGGGCATCCGGTCAACGATGAGCGGGTGGCCGAGGACAAGCTGCCGGCCAACTTCATCCTGACCCGGGGTGCAGGGCGGATGGTAGAGCTGCCGCCGCTTGCGGAGCAGCGCGGCATGCGCGTTGCTTGCATCGCAGGCGAGAGTACTGTGTTGGGCGTGGCGCGGCTGGCAGGCTTCCGGGCCTTCACCAATGCGAGCATGACTGGCAATCTCGATACTAATATAGCATTGAAGGCCAGCATGGCGGTCGAGCAGCTTACAGATCACGATCTCGTCTACGTGCATATGAAGGCGCCGGATGTGAAGGGGCATGATAACGATCCGCTCGGCAAGGCGCATGCGATCGAGCGGTTCGATGAGCTGGTCGGACGTATCTGTGAGCAATTGCCGGACGATGTGTACGTGACGCTGGCGGCCGATCATTCCACGCCATGCGAGTACGGCGAGCATACCGGCGAGCCGGTGCCGGTCCTCATCTCCGGTCCGAGCATTCGCCGCGACCAGGTGCAGCGCTACAGCGAGATCGACTGCATGGCGGGCGGATTGGGGCGGCTGAACGGCGCCGACTTCGTCAGAACCGCCCAGGATTTGCTGGGCTTTGTGAAGAAGCAAGGAAATTGATCTAGCCCCTTCAGGAACCATGCCAATATCTGTAGATATCCGCATTCAAAAGCGTGCTGGCAGGGGCTGTGATTGACTCCAAAGCAATGGAACTAAAAACAGGGGCTACTAACCGGCGACTGTGAGCAGTTCTAACAACCGTTCCCGCCGGATTGTGGTTCTGCATGTCCACGCCTCGGCTCCATATGGAGTATCAGTGAAAGACACCTTTAGGGGTGTCTTTTTGTTTTATGGATATGGATTAGGAAACTTTCAGAATCTGCATGCCGAGTATGCTTGCACAAATTTTATTTTATTGGTTTAATTTGTTTATTCATAGAAGGAAGAAGATGGATAACAACGATTGATATTTTGAAAATGGTAATGTCACTCCACCAGCTTTTCCCGTAAAACGTGAACGAACCGACTTTTTCGGCCTCTTCCTTTCTTTTTGATCATTCGTAAAGACTATTTCAGTAAGAGATAAAATGGAATTAAACATAAATTCATTGTAACGTTTCTTTGTTTGGTCAGTCTTATATATGTAAGGTGGTGAACCCTTGGACGAATTAGAGGAACTAGAGGGAGTCTATGATCAATATTTCCGAGATGTATATATCTTTGTGCTTTCATTAAGCAGAGATGAGCAGATCGCCGAGGAAATTACACAGGAGACCTTTCTTAAAGCGCTGAAGCGAATTGAACAGTTCAGGGGGGACTGTAAAATGAGCGTTTGGCTGTGTCAGATTGCGAAAAATACTTATTTCTCCTATATGGACGAGCAGCGGAGGTACGCTCCGATGGCTGAGCAAGAAGCAGAAGCCGGTATTAACCTGGAGCAAAAACTTATTAATCAGGCTGAGGCTCTGCATGTTCATAAGGTTCTGCACGGATTGAAGGAGCCGTATAAGGAGGTTTTTATGCTCAGGTTATTTGGAGAACTGTCTTTCGATCATATTAGCCAGATTTTTGGCCGAACGGAAAGCTGGGCGAGAGTGACCTATCACCGGGCCCGGATGAAGATACATAATCTGTTAATGGAGGATACAAGATGAGCCGTATCTCATGTGACATTATTCAAGATCTACTGCCCCTGTACTATGATGACATATGCAGCGAAGCCAGCAGGGAACTAGTGGAAGAGCACCTTGTTGGTTGTGCAGAATGCCGCGCTTCTCTGATACAGTTAAATTCTAGCCTGAGTTTACCCACACAAGAGATGGAAGTGAATATACTGGAGGGAAACGGGTTGCGTAGTATTAAAAGGATGTGGATCCGTACCCAATCGCGGGCTTATTTGAAAGGAATACTGCTGGCTGCTTCCGTATGTGGATTTTTGATTCTTGGCTACTTTGGTCTGTTCCGATGGAATTTCATACCGGTGGCATCCGATCACATTACTATTTCTAATATAAGAACCATACCAAGTGGTGAAATTGCCTTTAATATTCAAATCAATGACGGGTATACCTTCAATCGTGTGAAAAATACCGTTAAAGATGACGGGAGTTACTATATAACCCCTGTCCATACTCTACTCAAATCGAAGGATTATGTTGTCTCGAGTCTTGCCAGTGGCGGGGTATACGTCAATCCTGTGAGTGTAAGGGCCTACCAGAAGGCGCATGGAAATGATGTGGAGATTACGGCCATCTATTACGGTGCACCGGATGATCCGATTCTGATTTGGAAGAAAGGCATGGAACTGCCGGCAGCAAACCGATAGTCAGGGCGATTCTAGGGTGACATCAAAACTGTAACTACACTCGTAGAAGCTTATGTGCCGTTATCTTCGGACAGGGGTTCGACTGCCTCGGCTCCATATGGATTACAGTAGAAGACACCTTGAGAGGTGTCTTTTTTCATGCCTGAGGATGTATTATTAATTCCTTAGAATATAAGAAGCCGTTTCCTGTGGATGGTTAAGAGGAAAATGATGACCATAGGGAACAACATCAACCTCACCAAGCTGTACTGGAGCGGAATAGCGCCGATCTTGATCACCCCAAATAATATGAAGATTAGACCTTGGTGCTTTGGTGAAATCACCCTGATAGTTTTTCGACAGCAAACGGTTGAGCTGAAGAGTGGTATTCACAATTCTAGGCGAAGTAAAGCTGTTGCGTACTTTGGCAATATAATGTTTTGGAATACTATCGGTATTTTCAAATAAACCGTTACCTATTAAATAACGTTCTAATGAACTAGCCGTTGCTAACTTCAATGCCCATTTATTCAACAATTGAGGAGCATGAAACGATTTGGAATTTTTTTTGGCAACAGGTGGTTGAAGTAAAGTGATCGTATTCTTCGTATCTAGGTACTCGTGCGCTAACGCTTCCAGCAGAATAACCGCTCCAAAGGAGTGGCCAATCCAATGTGCGCCATGAGTAGCTTTTCCTGATAACTCCTTCATTAGATTCAAGTTGAGATCCATAAGATTTGTCTCCCGCTTAAAAGGGGAACGTCCTAAACCCGGGAGATCCGGAATCCATACCGGTTGACCCGTTTGTTCATGAAGCTCTAACCCTAAAGGAAATAAATCCTCTCCATCACTGAGCAAACCGTGGAATAAAATAAATGGCTTGCCCTCACCTGGTATTTGATAAATCACAGTGTTTCCGATTAAGATTCGTTCAAATGCATGATTATGCTGGTCATTTGGGTACATCAGGCGGTAATCCAAATCTGCGACTACGGCCGGGAAAAAATTCATCACACTCGTCTTAGTAAACCAATCTTCCCCCATGATTTTTTTCGGTAAATCATTTGAAAAGGTTCTATTTGTAATAAAATTCAGTCCATCCGATGGAATTCGTGTGATTTTACTGATCCCGCTGTTCATAAGAGCCTTCATGAAGCGAAGGGGTACAGAGATTGTAGGTGCTGCCATGTTCATACTTTCTGACATCACGCCTAATAATTCAGATATATCCGGATCATGCTGGTTGTCTGGAACGAGTGTATAGGTTTGAATAGACGATGTCTCCAGCTTAACAACCTGAACAATAAATTTCGCCAGCGCATCGTTTGAAATAAGCGGTAATTTATACCCCTTGCCTCCAGGAATAACCGGCATCAGCCCTCTGCGCATACTCTCCACAAGCAAGCCTAAGCCGGCTACTTGCTCCGTACTTCCTGTTGTACTGCTGCCGACTACAGTGGGCGGATTAATCACAGACAGCGGATAGCCTACTGCGGATGCCTGCTGGCGAATATACAGATCTGCTAGAAATTTTGTTCGTTCATAAGGATTTTTTATTTTCAAATAGTCGTGCCCTTCTTGGAACACATCAATTGCAACCTTGCTGTTAGTATTATCAAAGGGGCTCATATATCCAACGACATGAATAAATTGCTGCAAACCCTTCAATAGATGGATACGTTTAGCGAATTCACCGATATGCTTGGCACCATTTAAAAATACAGAGGTTGCCTCTTGCATTGTCACTTGAATATCCATTTGTCCGCCGGCGTGAATGATAACATCCGTGCTCAGTACCCTCTCCTTATCTTCATCACTTAGATCTAAATCTGGTTTCGTCAAATCACCTTCAATAAAGTGCATCGCTGCCTCGTTGAGAATACCTTTTTCCTGAAAAATACGTTTTGCTTTACCTTTCGACCTCACTAAAAGAAAAATTATAACCTCCTCTTTAAGCAGCTCCTCCACGAGTTGCCTCCCGATAAAGCCTGTTCCACCTGTTAAAAATATTTTTGTCATATCATTCATGCTCCTTTTTAGTACTGAATGGTACTAATTTTCACGTAAAAAAAATGCTTCTTATCGAAGCAAGTTGAAAAAGTGGCTGGCTGTTTGCGTGATCACCGTTGCATCCTTCAATGTCTCAGCAAGAAACAGCGCTCCTTCCAGATTCGTGATAAAAAGTGCCGCTACCTCGTCAATATGAATCGTATCTCTAAACTCGCCTTTTTCTGCTCCTTGCTTAAGTAATAGAGAGATTTTCATCTGTAATCCTGTAAAAAAGAGCCCTATTTTTTCTTTGATATGCGTAGCTTGTGCCGGAGTTTGAATATAAAGCGTAATAAACGGACAGCTCCCCTTATACTCTCTGGATTGAACGCCCTGTGATAAATGCTGTAAAAACATCTGGACACGCTCTTCCACGGATAATTGGTTCTGGGAAAGGATATCATCCATTGCACGCTCATACGTTTCAATCCAATAATCCACGACGCCTGCTAACAATTCCTCCTTATCCGCGAAGTGATAATACACATTCGATTTGGACACTTTGCTCACACGAACTAATTCATCCATGCTGGTATAAGCAAATCCCTTTTCTAAAAATAAGGCTGCCGCGACTTCAAGCACACGTTTTTGATTCATTATTTTCACCTTTGTCATGACTAGAACTATATAGTACTAATTTGAACATTGCAAGTATTTTAATTTTTGCATAACCCCTATTTATCCTCTATAATTGTAGGCTACTATGCACCTGTCAGGAGGAAATGATGAATTTTATTAAAGAACACCTTGCAGGATATGGCGTGAGCGAGCAAATGAGTGTGTATCTCTCGAACATCATCATGGTTTTATTTATTGCTATGCTCTCTGTAGTGGCCAATCTTGTCGCCAAAAAAATCGTACTGAAGATCATCATCCATATCATTAATAACAACCGGTATACGTGGGATAATTTCTTTTTGGAGAAAAAAGTATTCCACAAGCTGTCGCATCTCGCTCCGGCCTTTATCATCTATTACGCTGCACCTATTTTTCCGCTGTATCAGTCTTTCATTGTAAAAATCGCCTTAACGTATATGATTATCGTAACGATCACGGTGTTTAATGCCCTGCTTGACGCCATCGATGCTATTTACCGTACGTATGAAGTGTCCAAGATTAGGCCGATCAGGGGTTACATTCAGGTTGCGAAGATTATTCTGTATATTATTGCTGCGATTGTAGTGATTTCTAACCTCATGGGACAGAATCCGCTGATTCTTCTTAGTGGGCTGGGCGCTTTATCGGCTGTTCTTATGCTGGTCTTCAAAGATTCGATATTGGGCCTCGTGGCAGGGGTGCAATTATCCTCTAACGATATGGTCCGAGTCGGCGACTGGATTGAAATGCCTAAATATAATGCTGACGGCAATGTAATTGACATTACGCTGAATACGGTAAAGGTGATGAATTTCGATAAAACCATTACCATGATTCCAAGCTATGCTTTGATCTCAGATTCTTTTAAAAATTGGCGGGGCATGGAGGCTTCCGGCGGCAGAAGGATGAAACGAAGTGTCTGTATTGATACGAGCAGTATATGTTTCTGTACCAAAGAAATGATTGAGGAGTTCCGAAAGGTCCATTACCTTAGCGATTATATTATGACAAGATTAGATGAAATTAACTCCTATAATATCGAACATCATATCAATATGGAGAGCAAAGTGAATGGTCGACAGCTAACGAATATCGGAGTATTCAGAGAATATGTCCAAGAATATCTGCGCAATCATCCAAAAATTCATAAGGATATGACGCTCATTGTCAGACAGTTGGAAGCAGGAGACAGCGGACTGCCCTTAGAAATTTATGCGTTCAGCAATGAGACGACCTGGGGCGTGTATGAGTCGGTGCAGTCGGATATTTTTGATCATATTTTTGCGGTTATCCCTCTGTTTGGGCTTCGTGTATTTCAGAATCCAACGGGACAGGATATTGTTAATTTAAAAGAAAGAAGGGAGTATTCGGCTTGGTTAAGCTGATTATAAGAAGCCTCCCTTTAGTGTATAATAAAGCAAATTGAAGCCCTATCCCTGTCCCTGGATCCGAACGGACAGGAAGCTGAGGAGGAATCGTTGTGGCCAGCATCAGACAGAGAATTGTTCCGCATCTTTGGTATGACAAGGAGGCGGCAGAAGCCGCCCGCTTTTACGCTACTGTGTTTCCGGATTCCAAGGTTACGAGTGTGAACACCATTCATGATACGCCGTCCGGCGATGCGGGTCAGGTCTCTTTTGAGGTCTGGGGGCAGCCGTTCATGGCGATCAGCGGAGGTCCTTATTTCAAGCTGAATCCATCGGTGTCTTTCTTTGTGAATTTTGATCCCTCACGGGACAAGGATGCAGCTGAGAGAATGGATGAGGTGTGGGATAAGTTAGCTGAAGGCGGTACCGCCCTGATGCCACTCGGCAAGTATCCATTCAGTGAGCGGTACGGCTGGATTCAGGATAAGTTCGGAGTGTCCTGGCAGCTGATTCTCACGAACCCGGCAGGGGAAGAGCGGCCTGCGATTATTCCTTCCTTATTGTTCGTCGGGGATCAGTGCGGGAAGGCGGAGGAGGCGATGTCCTTCTACTTATCCGTATTCAAGGACTCGCGCCAAGGGAATATTGCCCGATACCCGGCAGGCTCTGCGCCGGATCAGGAAGGAACGATTATGTTCGCGGACTTCATGCTGGAGAATCTGTGGTTCACGGTAATGGACAGTGCGCATAATCATCAGTTCAGCTTCAATGAAGCTGTCTCCTTCATGGTATCCTGCGATTCTCAGGAAGAGATTGACTACTACTGGGACAAGCTGTCCGCAGTTCCTGAAGCCGAGCAATGCGGCTGGCTGAAGGATGCCTTCGGTATCTCCTGGCAGATTATTCCGGCGGAGATGAATGAGATGATGAAGAAGGGCACGCCGGAGCAGCTGGCGCGTGTGACGAAGGCTTTTCTGCAGATGAAGAAGTTCGAGCTTGCGGAGCTGCGTAAGGCCTATAAGGGAGAATAAAGCGGCAACTTCATGGAATACCAACACAAGCGATAAGGAACATATCCTTATCGCTTCTTTGCGCACAAATATAAGAATGTATAGGTTTCACTTGCCCTACACCTTCCCCCCGCCATCCCCCGTACGGTACTTCTTCCGATACTGGGCGGGAGTCATGCCGTATACCTTTTTGAAGCTGGAATAGAAGGTGTTCAGGGACGAGAAGCCGAAATGCTGCACGATGGGCTCGATCGGTGAGTCGGAGGCAATGAGCTCCTGGCAGATGAAGGTTAGCCGCTTCTCGGATATTTTATCGGTGATGGACTGGGTGGTCTCTGCTTTATAGAGACTGCGGAAATAATTGACGGACAAGCCCAGATGATCGGCCAGCATGGTGGCAGACAGATTCGGGTCGGTAAGATGACTCTCGATGAACTGGTCCACCTGTCCGATCAGGGCGATATTCTTGGATTGGCTGCGGGCCGCCGCAATGTCTTCGAGCGTCTTGGTAATCAAAGCCTCCATCCAGGGCATGACATTATCCATCGTTTCCTGCCGGATGATCTGCTTCTCGACGGACGTCAGTCCCCACGAGCTGGGCAACGGCTGGGAGGAATGCTCCTGGATGAGCCGGCGGATGTCCATGAACAAGGTGATCAGAGACATTTTACATTCAAAATAAGGCAGTTCCCGCAGCTTCACTACCGCTGAGCGTAAGACCTCCAGAATGACGGCGGCGTCCCCCTTGAGTATGGCCTGGGCGATCTGCCGCTCCTGGCTCACAGGCAAATGATATAATTCCCCGGGTGCAGCGGGCAGCCATTCCTTCACAATGAGCGACCGGTGTCCGAACCGGAACCTCTCCTGCGTCAGATCATAGGTCTCCAGATACACCTCATGCATGTCGGTTAAGCCAGGCAATGTCCGGCCCCAGGCCACAGTGGTTCCCACGGACAAATACTGCTGGATCAGCTGCCCTGCCACTTGCAGCTCCTTCGCGAATTCCTCTGACAACGGAGCCGATAAGACTACAGCCACGTGGTCGTCTCCCATATCTACCGTCTGCAGCTTGTGCCTGGACGATTGCAGCGACTCCTGAATGATATTGGACATCGCGAACCGGAGCAGCCGCCGGTCCTTCTCCGGGTACACTCCCGAGAATTCCGCGAAGTGGTCGATCCGGAAGATGGCTACGGACAGCTGATCGCTTGGCAGATCAATCCCCCATTCCACGAATTGAGCGCGGATCTCCGCTGCCGAATGGTACGTCTCCCCCAGAAAATCCCTTAAGAACCGCTCTCTGCCCAGGAATTTATTATGCCGCCATTGCTCGGTCAGCTCGTGAATCTGATTATGCTGCGAGGTGAAAACGCTGGATAAGTATTCGAGTTCATTGGCGTTCGCGCCAAGGCCCGGCTTCTCCGCCTGATGCTGCCGCATGACCCGGCTGATCAGCTCCTGAATGGGTGAGTACACCCGTTTGGAGATTAGAATAATCACCGCGAGGGAGGCTGCGAACAAGACGAGGAACAGGATCAGGCTGGTATCGCGCAGGACCGTGATTTTATTCAGAATGGCGGACTTCGGGATCATCTCAATGAAGGTCCAATCCTGGATGCCCTTAACGGAGGAGTCGGCATAGACCACCAGCTTCTCCCCCTGATCCTGGGGCTGGAACAGCTTCCAGCCGCTGGCCCCCTTCATCCCGTGGCTTCTAAGCTCGGCAATCTGCTGCGGATTCATTGGTGTGCTGCTAAAAATCGTCTCATCCCGGTCATTCAGCACGGTGATCGAACGGCTCGCGAAGTTTGAATTATTCTGCAGCAGGGTCATGAGATTATGGGTATCCACATTCATGACGAACGCGGAGATAGAGCTGCCTTTTTCATAAAATCTGACGATGGTCATCACTTCTTTGGGTGTATTCCCGGTAAGCGGGAGGGACAAGGTTCTCGGAATAAGCACGCTGTGGTTCGCTGTTTCCGGGTCGCGTAAGCGCTTAATAATATCCTGATCGTAAAAGGCAGCGGTATCATTTAACCCAAGTCTGGAGTCAATGACCGTATTCGTATAATCGTTAATGAGGTAGACCGAATCAATAGAGGGGTTGGCGTTCTTAATGTCCGTCAGCTGGCTCCATACCTCATAGGTCTCGAAATCGCTGTAATGATCCGAAAGGGCATACACCTTAAGCGCACTGTCATTGCTGGAGGAGAAGCTGAAATCAAGAGCCCATTCCATCAGCCGCGACGTATTCCGGGCCCCGTTCACGAGGAGGGATTCCGAATGATCTCCGATTTCCTCCAGCAGCGTCTTGGAAGATTGCCCATAGAGCAGTACGAAGGATATTCCTAAGACCAGAACGTTCGCACTGACAAAGTAAAAAATAAGCTTCATGTAGGTAGGGTGCCGCTTCAGCGAGGCGAAGAACGGTTGTCTGAATTTCATGGCTCTGGAACCTCCGTAATCATAACTGTCCGGCTCATTATAAGTAGATTTATTATAGCACACAGGGTATTTTCGTCTGCCGAATCGTTTGTTTTGGGAAGAGTGTTGTTTTTGGGAAGGCGGTAAATCTGCACTTGCGGGAAGGATTGGCGTTTCTCGGAATTGCTCAGGGCACAAGGGCTTGATAAGGTGACGGCATAGATAACGGAACGCTCCTTAAGCGATTACCGGTCTTGAGGAAGGGGGGATGTACAAATGAACTACCCGCTTAACGCAGGTAAACGTTCAAAATGGAGGCATATCACGCAGAATCCTTTTCTGTATGTGATGGCTGTACCGGGGCTGTTGTTTTTCCTCGTGTTCAGTTATTTTCCCATATACGGGATTATGATTGCCTTCAAAGATTATGATTTTGCCAAGGGGATCACGGGGAGTGACTGGGTAGGATTTAAAAATTTCGATTACTTTTTCACATCAGATGACTTCTGGACGATTCTGCGGAACACACTGCTGCTAAACGTGCTGTTTATTGTGTTCACGACAGCGGCGGCCGTTCTGATTGCACTCATGTTCAATGAGATCCGCAATAAGTATTTCAAACGGATATCGCAGTCGCTTATTTTCCTGCCTTATTTCATGTCCTGGATTGTAATTGGGATGATTGTCCAATCCTTATTCGGCGGGGAAGAGCCCATGATTAATGTCTGGCTGCAAAATATCGGCATGGAGCCGGTCAACTGGATGTTTGAGTCGAGTCTGTGGCCTTATATTCTAACGGTGATCCGGGTGTGGCAAGGCGCTGGTTATCTCTCGATTATTTTCCTGGCCGCCATTACGGGCATATCGGAGGATCTGTATGAGGCGGCCCGCATCGACGGGGCTTCTAAACTGCAGATTGTGACACGCATTACGCTGCCGCTGCTGGTGCCGACGATTATGATCATGACGCTGCTGGCCGTGGGTAAAATTTTCAACGGGGACTTTGCGATGATCTATGCGATCATTGGCGACAACTCGATGCTGTATCCGACTACCGACGTCATTGATACGTTTGTCTTCCGCTCCATGCGGCAGCTGCAC is a window of Paenibacillus sp. FSL H3-0469 DNA encoding:
- a CDS encoding VOC family protein → MASIRQRIVPHLWYDKEAAEAARFYATVFPDSKVTSVNTIHDTPSGDAGQVSFEVWGQPFMAISGGPYFKLNPSVSFFVNFDPSRDKDAAERMDEVWDKLAEGGTALMPLGKYPFSERYGWIQDKFGVSWQLILTNPAGEERPAIIPSLLFVGDQCGKAEEAMSFYLSVFKDSRQGNIARYPAGSAPDQEGTIMFADFMLENLWFTVMDSAHNHQFSFNEAVSFMVSCDSQEEIDYYWDKLSAVPEAEQCGWLKDAFGISWQIIPAEMNEMMKKGTPEQLARVTKAFLQMKKFELAELRKAYKGE
- a CDS encoding helix-turn-helix domain-containing protein gives rise to the protein MKFRQPFFASLKRHPTYMKLIFYFVSANVLVLGISFVLLYGQSSKTLLEEIGDHSESLLVNGARNTSRLMEWALDFSFSSSNDSALKVYALSDHYSDFETYEVWSQLTDIKNANPSIDSVYLINDYTNTVIDSRLGLNDTAAFYDQDIIKRLRDPETANHSVLIPRTLSLPLTGNTPKEVMTIVRFYEKGSSISAFVMNVDTHNLMTLLQNNSNFASRSITVLNDRDETIFSSTPMNPQQIAELRSHGMKGASGWKLFQPQDQGEKLVVYADSSVKGIQDWTFIEMIPKSAILNKITVLRDTSLILFLVLFAASLAVIILISKRVYSPIQELISRVMRQHQAEKPGLGANANELEYLSSVFTSQHNQIHELTEQWRHNKFLGRERFLRDFLGETYHSAAEIRAQFVEWGIDLPSDQLSVAIFRIDHFAEFSGVYPEKDRRLLRFAMSNIIQESLQSSRHKLQTVDMGDDHVAVVLSAPLSEEFAKELQVAGQLIQQYLSVGTTVAWGRTLPGLTDMHEVYLETYDLTQERFRFGHRSLIVKEWLPAAPGELYHLPVSQERQIAQAILKGDAAVILEVLRSAVVKLRELPYFECKMSLITLFMDIRRLIQEHSSQPLPSSWGLTSVEKQIIRQETMDNVMPWMEALITKTLEDIAAARSQSKNIALIGQVDQFIESHLTDPNLSATMLADHLGLSVNYFRSLYKAETTQSITDKISEKRLTFICQELIASDSPIEPIVQHFGFSSLNTFYSSFKKVYGMTPAQYRKKYRTGDGGGKV
- a CDS encoding ABC transporter permease subunit, translated to MNYPLNAGKRSKWRHITQNPFLYVMAVPGLLFFLVFSYFPIYGIMIAFKDYDFAKGITGSDWVGFKNFDYFFTSDDFWTILRNTLLLNVLFIVFTTAAAVLIALMFNEIRNKYFKRISQSLIFLPYFMSWIVIGMIVQSLFGGEEPMINVWLQNIGMEPVNWMFESSLWPYILTVIRVWQGAGYLSIIFLAAITGISEDLYEAARIDGASKLQIVTRITLPLLVPTIMIMTLLAVGKIFNGDFAMIYAIIGDNSMLYPTTDVIDTFVFRSMRQLHDFGMSSAVGLFQSIMGLIFVIAANWVTRRVSKESALF